The DNA sequence CCGGGCATGGCACCAACATCATCGCCGGGCTGGGCGTGTCGATGAAATCGACCGCCTATCCGGTGCTGGCGGTGTGCGCGGCGATCCTGGCGTCGTATTGGCTGGCCGGGCTGTACGGGATTGCGATTGCGGCCACCTCCATGCTGTCCATGGCCGGCATCGTGGTGGCGCTGGATGCCTATGGCCCCATCACCGATAACGCCGGCGGCATCGCCGAGATGTCCGGCCTGCCCGATTCGGTGCGCGCCATCACCGACCCGCTCGATGCCGTGGGCAATACCACCAAGGCCGTCACCAAGGGCTATGCCATCGGTTCGGCCGGGCTGGCGGCGCTGGTGCTGTTTGCCGACTATACCCATGCGCTGGAATCGGTGGGCAAGACGGCCAGCTTCGACTTGTCCAGTCCGGCGGTGATCATCGGCCTGTTTATCGGCGGGCTGATTCCCTATCTGTTCGGCGCCATGGCGATGGAAGCGGTCGGGCGCGCCGCCGGCGCGGTGGTGGTGGAGGTGCGCCGCCAGTTCCGCGACATCGCCGGCATCATGGATGGCAGCGGCCGGCCCGAGTATGACCGTGCGGTGGACATGCTGACTTCCTCGGCCATCCGCGAGATGATCCTGCCCTCGCTGTTGCCGGTGATCGTGCCCATCCTGGTGGGCTTGCTGCTGGGACCGTCAGCACTGGGCGGCCTGTTGATGGGCACCATCGTCACGGGTCTGTTCGTGGCCATTTCGATGACCACCGGTGGCGGCGCCTGGGACAACGCCAAGAAATACATCGAGGATGGCCACCACGGCGGCAAGGGTTCGGATGCCCACAAGGCCGCCGTCACGGGCGACACCGTGGGCGATCCCTACAAGGACACGGCCGGGCCGGCGGTCAACCCCCTGATCAAGATCATCAACATCGTGGCGCTGCTGCTGGTGCCGCTGTTGCCTGCGCTGCCGAGTTGATCGGCTTGGGTGGCACCCTGCGCAGGCCACCCAAATAAGCCGCATTTGCCGGCCAATTCTCTTCTCCACAGGGGGGCGCTGCTGATAAGCTCCCCCTATGGAGACCATGGAACATAAAACAGGCTTGATCCTGACCGGCGGTGGCGCCCGGGCGGCTTACCAGGTGGGCGTGCTCAACGCCATCTCGATGATCCTGCTCGAAGCCGGTTGGCCGGTGCACAGCAATCCCTTCCCCATCATCTGCGGCACCTCGGCCGGCGCCATCAATGGCACCGCCCTGGCGTGCCGCGCCGATGACTTCGGCGAGGCGGTGCGCGAGCTGATGGCGGTGTGGAGCAATTTCAAGGTGGAGCAGGTGTACCGTGCCGATTCGCTGGGCGTGATCCGCTCGGGCGCGCGCTGGCTGTCGCTGTTTTCCTTCGGCTGGCTGCTGCGCAAATGGCGCGCCAATCCACCCAATTCCTTGCTGGACAACACGCCGCTGGTGAGTATGCTGCATCGCCTGCTGGACCTGCCGCGGCTGGATGCGGCGCTGGAGCAGGGCCAGTTGCACGCGTTGGCGGTCACGGCGTCGTCCTACACCAGCGGCCAGCACATCACCTTCTATCAATGTGCAGAAGAAATCGAACCCTGGCGCCGCACCCAGCGCCTGGCCATGCGCGACCAGATCGGCATCGACCACTTGCTGGCGTCCTCGGCCATTCCCTTCATCTTTCCTGCCATTCCGGTATACATCGATGGCCGCTGCGAATATTGCGGCGATGGCTCCATGCGCCAGATCGCGCCGATCTCGCCGGCCATCCACCTGGGCGCCACCAAGGTGCTCATCATCGGTGCCGGACGCATGGGCGAGAAGGGCGAACAGGCGCCCACCAATACCCCGCATTACCCCAGCCTGGCCCAGGTGGCCGGTCATGCCATGTCGGGCATCTTCCTCGATGGTCTCTCGGCCGATATCGAACGCATCAACCGGGTCAACCAGACGCTGTCCGTATTGAATGAAGAGCAGCGCCGCCATACTCCCTTGAAGCCCATCCGCACCCTGGTGATCTCGCCCTCGCATCGCATCGACAGCATCGCCAGCCGCCACGTGCTCAACCTGCCGCGCCCCATCCGCACCATGCTGGGCGGCATCGGTGCCACCGAGGCGCGTGGCTCGGCGCTGGCCTCCTATCTGCTGTTCGAACAAAGCTTCACCCGCGAACTGATCGCCCTGGGCCAAAGCGATACCTACGCCAAGCGCGAGGAAGTGCTGGCCTTTTTTGAACCGGATACCGCCCAGCTACTCCAAGCCCCTACCTGACTTGCTGCCGGTCAAACTCCATGCCCACCGTGGTTGCCTCGCCGAAAGCAACACGTTAATCTACCGAGTGCTGTTGTCCTCTGTTGACAAAATTGCAATTTAAAGAATCAATGCCGACGATGCAAATGCGAGTCCGATTCATTTTCTCTTTCTTCATCCGCTACTGGCTGGTCCTGCTGACGGCCCTCATGCTGGCCGCGCCGGTTCATGCCCGTGGCCCGGCGCCGGGGAGCTTGCCGGAAGTCAACCTGGACCAGTTGCCGCGCGAAGCCCAGCAGACCATGGCGCTGATCCGTCAGGGCGGCCCTTTCCCCTATGAAAAGGATGGTGCCGTCTTCGGCAACTATGAAGGGGTTTTACCCAAGCAAAAGCGCGGGTATTATCGCGAATACACGGTCAAGACGCCGCGTGCCCGCAATCGCGGCGCCCGCCGCATCATCAGCGGGGGCGAGCCCGCTTCTTCCGGCGAATACTATTACACCAGCGATCATTACAAGACCTTCCGGCGCATCCGCGATTGATCGCGCCCAGGAGCAGGGCAAGGCGCGCAAGCCCTGCCGCAGCAAGCGTCAAACATCAGGTCAGCCAAGTCAGCCACTATAACCAAGACAGCCACACTGCCCCGCCTATGGATACTGAAGGGAAAATGAGTTTGTTCAAAACGGTGCCGCCCAATATCGTGCAGTCGATCCGCGCCTTTCGCGTGAACGAGCTGCAGCAGGAGGCCGCGCACCTGCAGCAGCATTTTCTCTACGCCTATTGTGCCGATGCCCTCACCAAGCAGCAGGTGCTCACTACCATCGCCACTGCCTTCCACTTTCCGCGACACTTTGGCAAGAACTTCGACGCCCTGCACGATTGCCTGACCGACCTGACCCACAAGGCCGGCAAGCAGATCGGCTTCGTCGTGGTGCTGGAACAACTGCCCAATACCCAGAAATTCGACAAGGAAGCGCGCGAAACCCTGCTCGACGTGTTCCGCGACGCCGCCGATTACTGGGCCGAAAAGAAGGTGCCGTTCCGGGTCTTCTATTCCTTCCAGTAAATTTTCTTCACATTTTGATAAATCTTTTACGCCACGCGGTAGCTTTCACATCGTGAAAAGCGGGGGCGAAGAGGCCGTCAGCAGGTACAATGCGCACACCATGAGAAGCATTGTCATCCTGATTTCCGGACGTGGCAGCAATATGGAAGCCATCGTCCGCGCCGCACAGGCCGAGCGCTGGCCTGCCAGAATTGCCGCCGTCATCAGCAACCGCGCCGACGCCAGCGGCCTCGAATTCGCCGCCAGCCACGGCATTGCCACCGCCGTCATTGCCAACCGCGACTATCCCACGCGCGATCAGTTCGATGCCGCCCTGCGCGCGCAGATCGATACCTTCGCGCCGGACCTGGTGGTGCTGGCGGGGTTCATGCGGATCCTGACGGCGCCTTTCGTCAATCATTACCAGGGCCGTATGCTCAACATCCACCCGTCGCTGCTGCCCAGTTTCCCCGGCCTGGCGACGCACCGCCAGGCGCTGGCGGCGGGGGTGAAGCTGCATGGCGCCACCGTGCACTTCGTCACGCCCGACCTCGACCACGGCCCCATCGTGGCCCAGGCTGCCGTGCCGGTGCTGGAGGACGATAGTGAAGAGACGCTCGCCGAGCGCGTCCTGGAACAGGAACATGTGATCTACCCGCGCGCCGTGCGCTGGTTCGTGCAGGGCCGCCTGGCGCTGGATGGTGCCCGCGTGCGTCTGGCCGCCGAGCATTGAGGCGCTTGCCACCTGTCGTTTGCGCCACCCTTATCTTGAATTGAATCTGAAGGACCTAGCATGAGATTGCCTCCCGCGATCATCCCCCATACCGAAGAACTGCTGCGCGAAGTGCTGCGCTTTACCGGCCCGGCCGACGTCACCCTGTCGCGCTACTTCCGCGACAACCCGCGCCTAGGCAGCCGCGAGCGCGGCGTGATCGCCGAGGCGGTCTACGGCCTGCTGCGCAACAAGACGGTACTGACCAATTTCGCCGAATCCGGCAGCGGCCCCATGATGCGCCGCCTGGCCCTGCTGGGCCTGGCCGATGCGGTCGGCGCCGAATCCATCGCCGGGCTCCAGGAAGGCGAAGCCGACTGGCTGGAACGCGTGGCCCAGATCGACCGCACCCAGTTGGCGCCGCAGATGCGCAGCAACCTGCCGCCCTGGCTATGGGAAAAGCTGGTGGCCCGCATGGGAGAAGACGCCACCCTGCAACTGGCCGATGCCATGAACCGCCCGGCGCCGCTGGACCTGCGGGTCAATGCCCTTAAGGCCGACCGCGATACCGTCATCGCTGAACTGGCCAAGGCTCCGGTGGCCTGCGAGCCGACTCCGTATTCCCCGCTGGGCCTGCGCGTGTTCAAGAAGCCGGCCCTGCAGAACCTGCCGCTGTTCAAGGATGGCGCCATCGAAGTGCAAGATGAAGGCAGCCAGCTGCTGGCCCAGATCGTCGGCGCCAAGCGCGGCGAGATGGTGGCCGATTTCTGTGCCGGCGCCGGTGGCAAGACCCTGGCGCTGGGGGCGCTGATGCGCAATACCGGTCGTCTGTATGCCTTCGATGTGTCCGAAAAGCGCTTGGCCAAGCTCAAACCGCGCCTGGCCCGTAGCGGCCTGTCCAACGTGCATCCGGTGGTGATCGCCCACGAGAACGATGCCAAGGTCAAGCGCCTGGCCGGCAAGCTCGACCGCGTGTTGGTCGATGCCCCTTGCAGCGGCCTGGGCACCCTGCGCCGCAATCCCGACATGAAGTGGCGCCAGAGCGTGGAGACGCTCACCGAGATGCGCGCCAAGCAAGGTTCCATCCTGGCCAGCGCCGCGCGCCTGGTGCGCCCGGGCGGCCGCCTGGTGTACGGCACCTGCAGCTTCCTGGAAGAAGAAAACGACGAAGTCATCGCCGAATTCCTGCAATCGCACCCGGACTTTACGCTGCGCCCCATGAGCGAAGTGCTGGCCGAGCAGAAGATTGCCCTGGACACCGGCGACTATCTCAAGCTGCTGCCGCATCTGCACCAGACCGATGGCTTCTTCGCCGCCGTGATGGAGCGTCGCGCGGCATGATGCGTCGGCTTGTCGGGCCTTGCCTGGCCGCAGGCCTGCTGGCGGCACTTGCTGCGGGCAACCTGCAGGCCAGGGAAGCCCTGCCGGCACCGCCGGTAATGGCCGCGCAAGGCACGGTCCAGTCCGCCTTTGCGCCCTGGGACGATATCGAAGCCCTGATCGTCGGCCAGCTCGATGGCGCCCGTCGCCAGATCCTGGTGCAAGCCTACCTGCTGACCAGCCGTCCCATCACCGATGCGCTGGTGGCGGCCCGCAAGCGCGGCATCGACGTGCGCGTGCTGATGGACGCCGGCCAGCTGGACAAGAATGCCACCGACCGCCTGCGCCAGCTACGCGCCGCCGGCATCCCGGTCTGGCTGGAAACCGAGTACCGCAATGCTCACAACAAGGTCATCGTCATCGATGCCGCCTTGCCTACGGCCACGGTGATTACCGGCAGCTACAATTTCACCTGGTCGGCCCAGCACAAGAATGCCGAGAACGTGCTCATCCTGGGCAAGAACCCGCCGCTGGCGGCGCGTTACGCCAGCAACTGGCAGCGCCACCGCCAGGATGCCGAAGCGGCACCCTGATCTGACCCTTCATACCGGCCAGTCATGACTGATCATTTTTTTTCCCTCTTCACCGATATCAGTACCGTTGACCTGCTGCGCCAGCTGGTGGTGATTGCGCTCTCGCTGTTGGGCGGTATCGCCCTGTCGCGCTGGCTGCGGGCGCGGTTTGTGCTGCCGGCCGATGGCGAGGAACAGTCGCTGGTGATGCAGATTGGCGTCAAGAGCTTTGCCCGCGTGCTCTCGCCGTTGCTGGCGCTGGGTCTGCTGACGGCGGCCTATACCATCTTGAAGCGCGGCCACCATGCCGTCACGCTCTGGGAAATCATGTTTCCCCTGGTTATTGCCCAGGTGGCGATGCGCTTCGTGTTCTACGTGCTGCGCGGTATCTTCGTCAAGGACGCCACCGTGGGGGCGCTGCTGCACCTGTCGGAAAAGCTCATCGCGCTGTTGGTCTGGCTGTGCGTGGTGCTGTGGATCACCGGCCTGTGGCCGGACTTCGTCGATTACCTCGACAGCACCACCTTGCCGCTGGCGCGCCACAAGGTATCGCTGTTGACCATGTTGCAAGGCGCGGCCTCGGTGCTGGTCACGCTCATCATTGCCCTGTGGATAGGGACGGTGCTGGAAAACCGGCTCATGAAGTTCAGCGGGATGCATTCCTCGCTGCGCACCGTGGTGGCGCGCATGATGCGGGCCTTGCTGATCTTGATCGCCTTCCTGGTCAGCCTGTCGCTGGTGGGCATCGACCTGACCGTGCTGTCGGTCTTCGGCGGCGCGCTGGGCGTGGGTATCGGTCTGGGCTTGCAGAAGATCGCCAGCAGCTATGTCTCCGGCTTCGTGATCCTGCTGGAGCGCAGCATGGTCATCGGTGACATGGTTGCCGTGGATAAATTCTTTGGCAAGGTCACCCAGATCAATACCCGCTACACCATCCTGGAAGGATTGGACGGCATTGAAACCGTATTGCCAAATGAACTATTTGTCTCCAATCCGGTACAAAACTATTCCTTGACCCATCGCATTGTACGTTTGTCCACACAGCTTACAATTCTGTACCAGGACGATGTGGAAACGGTCTTGTCCATCATGGAACAGGCCGCACTTGGGGTACAGCGGGTCTCCCAGCAGACCGCGCCGCAAGCCTTGCTGATCAAGATCGGCGCCGATGGACTGGAGCTGGAACTGGGGTTCTGGATCACCGACCCGGAAAACGGACGCTTGAATGTCTTGTCAGAAGTCAATCGTGCCATCTGGGCTGCCTTCAAACGCCATGGCGTCCAGGTCGCCCATCCCAAGCGCGACATTCGCATCATGGATGAGCGCAGCTTCCGGCAAAGTACCGCCCAGGAAAATCCTGATGGCCCAGGGACGCAGAATTCGCGTACAATGCCCGGCAATTAAAAGAAAATAAAACCATTTTCACGGAACAAGTAATAATCCTGTTTTGTAGTCCGATAGTTGTTTTCTATTTGGAGTTGTACTGATGACCCTTGATGCGATCCTCGACTTTGTTGCCAACGGCCTGCTGCACGCGTCCGGTTGGCAGATTGTCATTTACACCCTGGTGATGACTCACATCACCATCGTGGGCGTGACTCTCTACCTGCATCGTTGCCAGGCGCATCGCGCGCTCGAACTGCACGCGATCCCCAGCCACTTCTTCCGTCTGTGGCTGTGGATGACCACCGGCATGGTGACCAAGGAATGGGCCGCCATCCACCGTAAGCACCACGCCAAGTGCGAGACCGAAGAAGACCCGCACAGCCCGCAGACCCGCGGCATCCAGAAGGTGATGTGGCAGGGCGCCGAGCTGTACCGTTCCGAATCCAGGAATGCCGAGACCATGGAAAAGTTCGGTCACGGCACCCCCGACGACTGGCTCGAACACAACATCTACAGCAAGTACGGCTGGCAGGGCGTGGGCATCATGCTGATCATCGACGTGCTGCTCTTCGGCGCTATCGGCCTGACCGTGTGGGCCGTGCAGATGGCGTGGATCCCGTTCTGGGCCGCTGGCGTGGTCAATGGCCTGGGCCACTTCTGGGGCTACCGCAACTATGACTGCGTGGATGCATCGACCAACCTGTTCCCGATCGGTATCCTGATCGGTGGCGAAGAGATGCACAACAACCACCACACCTTCGGCACCTCGGCCAAGTTCTCGGCCAAGTGGTATGAATTCGACATCGGCTGGATGTATATCCGCATCCTCGAAACCTTTGGCTTGGCCAAGGTCAAGAAGGTCTTGCCGGTGCCCAAGTTCGACCGCCAGAAGGCCGTCATCGACTTCGACACCCTGCAGTCGGTCATCGCCAACCGCTATGACGTGACCGCCAAGTACGCCCGTTCCCTGAAGAGCGCCTGGAAGGATGAACTGGATCACCTGATCGAAAAGGCCAAGCTGGAATCGCGCTTCCTGAAGTCGTCCAAGAAGCTGCTGCAGCGTGAGCCGGGCCGCCTGGAAGATGGCCAGAAGCAGCAACTCTCGGAACTGTTCGCCCACAGCAAGGCGCTGCAGACTATGCACGAGATGCGCATCGAACTGAGCGCCATCTGGGAGCGTTCGCACTCCACCCGCGAGCAACTGCTGCAGCAACTGCAGGACTGGTGCACCCGCGCCGAGGCGTCCGGCGTGAAGGCCCTGCGCGACTTCGCCTTGCGCCTGCGCAGC is a window from the Herbaspirillum rubrisubalbicans genome containing:
- a CDS encoding RsmB/NOP family class I SAM-dependent RNA methyltransferase, with translation MRLPPAIIPHTEELLREVLRFTGPADVTLSRYFRDNPRLGSRERGVIAEAVYGLLRNKTVLTNFAESGSGPMMRRLALLGLADAVGAESIAGLQEGEADWLERVAQIDRTQLAPQMRSNLPPWLWEKLVARMGEDATLQLADAMNRPAPLDLRVNALKADRDTVIAELAKAPVACEPTPYSPLGLRVFKKPALQNLPLFKDGAIEVQDEGSQLLAQIVGAKRGEMVADFCAGAGGKTLALGALMRNTGRLYAFDVSEKRLAKLKPRLARSGLSNVHPVVIAHENDAKVKRLAGKLDRVLVDAPCSGLGTLRRNPDMKWRQSVETLTEMRAKQGSILASAARLVRPGGRLVYGTCSFLEEENDEVIAEFLQSHPDFTLRPMSEVLAEQKIALDTGDYLKLLPHLHQTDGFFAAVMERRAA
- a CDS encoding mechanosensitive ion channel family protein, coding for MTDHFFSLFTDISTVDLLRQLVVIALSLLGGIALSRWLRARFVLPADGEEQSLVMQIGVKSFARVLSPLLALGLLTAAYTILKRGHHAVTLWEIMFPLVIAQVAMRFVFYVLRGIFVKDATVGALLHLSEKLIALLVWLCVVLWITGLWPDFVDYLDSTTLPLARHKVSLLTMLQGAASVLVTLIIALWIGTVLENRLMKFSGMHSSLRTVVARMMRALLILIAFLVSLSLVGIDLTVLSVFGGALGVGIGLGLQKIASSYVSGFVILLERSMVIGDMVAVDKFFGKVTQINTRYTILEGLDGIETVLPNELFVSNPVQNYSLTHRIVRLSTQLTILYQDDVETVLSIMEQAALGVQRVSQQTAPQALLIKIGADGLELELGFWITDPENGRLNVLSEVNRAIWAAFKRHGVQVAHPKRDIRIMDERSFRQSTAQENPDGPGTQNSRTMPGN
- a CDS encoding phospholipase D family protein: MMRRLVGPCLAAGLLAALAAGNLQAREALPAPPVMAAQGTVQSAFAPWDDIEALIVGQLDGARRQILVQAYLLTSRPITDALVAARKRGIDVRVLMDAGQLDKNATDRLRQLRAAGIPVWLETEYRNAHNKVIVIDAALPTATVITGSYNFTWSAQHKNAENVLILGKNPPLAARYASNWQRHRQDAEAAP
- a CDS encoding patatin-like phospholipase family protein — translated: METMEHKTGLILTGGGARAAYQVGVLNAISMILLEAGWPVHSNPFPIICGTSAGAINGTALACRADDFGEAVRELMAVWSNFKVEQVYRADSLGVIRSGARWLSLFSFGWLLRKWRANPPNSLLDNTPLVSMLHRLLDLPRLDAALEQGQLHALAVTASSYTSGQHITFYQCAEEIEPWRRTQRLAMRDQIGIDHLLASSAIPFIFPAIPVYIDGRCEYCGDGSMRQIAPISPAIHLGATKVLIIGAGRMGEKGEQAPTNTPHYPSLAQVAGHAMSGIFLDGLSADIERINRVNQTLSVLNEEQRRHTPLKPIRTLVISPSHRIDSIASRHVLNLPRPIRTMLGGIGATEARGSALASYLLFEQSFTRELIALGQSDTYAKREEVLAFFEPDTAQLLQAPT
- a CDS encoding barstar family protein, encoding MIAPRSRARRASPAAASVKHQVSQVSHYNQDSHTAPPMDTEGKMSLFKTVPPNIVQSIRAFRVNELQQEAAHLQQHFLYAYCADALTKQQVLTTIATAFHFPRHFGKNFDALHDCLTDLTHKAGKQIGFVVVLEQLPNTQKFDKEARETLLDVFRDAADYWAEKKVPFRVFYSFQ
- the purN gene encoding phosphoribosylglycinamide formyltransferase, producing the protein MRSIVILISGRGSNMEAIVRAAQAERWPARIAAVISNRADASGLEFAASHGIATAVIANRDYPTRDQFDAALRAQIDTFAPDLVVLAGFMRILTAPFVNHYQGRMLNIHPSLLPSFPGLATHRQALAAGVKLHGATVHFVTPDLDHGPIVAQAAVPVLEDDSEETLAERVLEQEHVIYPRAVRWFVQGRLALDGARVRLAAEH
- a CDS encoding DesA family fatty acid desaturase, whose amino-acid sequence is MTLDAILDFVANGLLHASGWQIVIYTLVMTHITIVGVTLYLHRCQAHRALELHAIPSHFFRLWLWMTTGMVTKEWAAIHRKHHAKCETEEDPHSPQTRGIQKVMWQGAELYRSESRNAETMEKFGHGTPDDWLEHNIYSKYGWQGVGIMLIIDVLLFGAIGLTVWAVQMAWIPFWAAGVVNGLGHFWGYRNYDCVDASTNLFPIGILIGGEEMHNNHHTFGTSAKFSAKWYEFDIGWMYIRILETFGLAKVKKVLPVPKFDRQKAVIDFDTLQSVIANRYDVTAKYARSLKSAWKDELDHLIEKAKLESRFLKSSKKLLQREPGRLEDGQKQQLSELFAHSKALQTMHEMRIELSAIWERSHSTREQLLQQLQDWCTRAEASGVKALRDFALRLRSYA
- a CDS encoding ribonuclease domain-containing protein; translation: MRVRFIFSFFIRYWLVLLTALMLAAPVHARGPAPGSLPEVNLDQLPREAQQTMALIRQGGPFPYEKDGAVFGNYEGVLPKQKRGYYREYTVKTPRARNRGARRIISGGEPASSGEYYYTSDHYKTFRRIRD